In Rhodanobacter denitrificans, the sequence CCAGACGCGTCAGGCAGGCTTCGCCCCACTGCTGCCAGGCGCGCAGCAGCACTTCGGTATCGCAGCGGCTGCGGAACACCACGCCGCGTGCCTCCAGTTCGGCCTTGAGCGAAGGGAAGTTGTACAGCTCGCCGTTGTAGATCAGTGCCAGACCGGCCGCTTCATCCACCATCGGCTGCTGCCCATGGCCCAGGTCGATGATGGACAGACGGCGATGCCCCAGACCCACGCCCTTGCCGAGATACAGCCCGGCCTCGTCCGGTCCGCGGTGAAGCTGCGCATCCCGCATGGCCAGCAGAGCCCTTTCATCGACATCGACATGCCGCGACGAGACGATACCGGCCAGACCGCACACGTCAGTGCTCCTTGTGCCCGGTCAGGCCGGACATCATGCGTGGCTGCACGGCGTTCGTCGGCCGACCCAATAGTTCGTCGTACAGCGCGACATACGCGGACACCATGCTGCGCAAACCGAAACGCGCAGCGACGCGCTCGCATCCAGCTTCGCCATGTCGGCGTCGCAGTTTCTCGTCGGCGACATAGGCGCGCAGAGCCGCCGCCAGGGCGTGCGGATCGCCGGCCGGCACCAGCGTTCCGGTCACGCCGGCCACCACCACTTCGCTTACTCCGCCGACATCGGTGGCCACCACGGGCAAGCCAGACGCCATGGCCTCCAGCAGGACGCCGGGCATGCCTTCGGCGATGGAGGAAAGCGCAAAGACGTCGAACTCCGCGAGGAGCGCCGCCACATCGCTGCGATTGCCCAGCAGCCGGACTTGCGTCGAAAGCCCGCCACGCTCGATCTGCGATTCGAGCGCAGCACGCTGCGGCCCTTCACCCAGCAGGACCAGGCGCAACTGCTCGCGCTGGTGCGGCCATGCTTCGCACAGGATGCGGAAGGCGGCTATCAGTCCGGCATGGTCCTTGACGGCATCCAGTCGCCCGACCGTGCCGATCAGCACGGTTCCGGGAGGCGCGAAAGCTCCCAGCAAGCGCCGCGTGCTTTTTTCATGTGCCGTGCCGGCAAACGCTGTTACGTCAATGCCGTTGGGAATACACGCAACGCGCGAAGAAGGTATGCCCACCTTTTCCATGAGCCAGTCCTGCAGGTCCCTCGAAACCGCCAGATAACGGTCGATGAACGGCAGGAGTCCACGCCGCAACAGCCGATACTTCCGGCTTTCGCCGCGCGGGTCGGCGGCATCCCGGCCTCGTTCCGCATGCACGACGCGACGGACCCCTGCAAGCCGGGCGACCGGCGCCACGTCCACGGCACCGATGTTGTACGTGTGGACCAGGTCCGGCCCCAGATCCCGCAAGGCCCGCCACAACCTGAAATAGCAGCGCCAATCCTTGCCGGACCTTTTGCCCAAAGCCACGCATACGACGTCGCCGGACTCGATTTGATCCCGAAGCGCACCGTAGCCTTCCAGACAGATCACCGCGTGGCGGTAGCGCTGGCAGGTCTGGTTGATCAGGGTCACGAGCATGTGCTCCATGCCGCCGGTATCCAGCCGGTACAGTACGTGCACGATCAGCGGCCGCTCGTTCATGGCTGGCTCCCGGCAAGAACAGCCGGCTGCTGCGCCTGCACCCCGGACGCACCGGGCACGGGCAGCACCTGCGCAAAGGCGTGCAGCTTCGTCCGCACCCGATCGGCATCGTCGCCGGCAACCGACGACGACAACGCCCATACCGAAGATCGCGGTACCTGTCCCTGCAGCACGCTCCACGCCTGCAGCAACTTGGTCAACGCCGGCGAGCGGGTGCAGCGGCGATCCACGCAGTACCAGTACCACACCAACCGCGACCCGGTTGCACCGGCCAGTCGCAACTCTCCGACCGTCGTGCTCCGCCCGTCGGCCAGCTCGACCCGTCGGCTGGCGCTGCTCAGGATTTGCGCGTGCGCCGAATCGTAGAGGTCGTTGCCGTAGGTGATCAGGGTATGCCCGCGGCGCGGCTTGCCGGTATAGACGGCATGAAACAACTCGACCACGTCGCCGCCGGTGACCGATTGATAGGACACGCGCACCTGCCCCGCCGCTCCCCTGAAGATCGGCCGCCAGCCGTCTGCGGCAGCCTGTGGCCCGCTCCAGCCCGCGATCGCTGGTGCGGTCAGGCGCATGGTCTGCGGCGGTGCCGGTGGCGCCAGTCCCGAGGCAAGAGACGGCCCTGCAATCAACAGCGCGAACGCCACCAGCCAAACCACGGTGCGCGCACTGGCAGGCATGCCGCCATGCGCGGGGGGCTGCTCCGGCACCACCAGCGGGTCGCGGAAGAACCAGCCGGCCAGCAGCAACAGCAGCAGCACCGTGCCGAAGAACTGCCAGCCAAAAATCATGTGGTCCGTGCCGGTCGCGTATTTCAAGCCCCAGGTCTCGCCAATCAGCACGGTGAAACATACCCGCAAGCCATTCGCGACGACCGGCGTCACTGCCGCCAGTACCACGAAAACCGCCCGCTTCCACCAGCGTCGGTACATCAGGTAGGCATACAGGCAGCCGAGTGCGGTGCAGGCGATGAAAAACTTCACGCCGCTGCATGCTTCGGCCACCAGCCATACCGCCGAGGGCGTGAGGATCTCCCGGCCGTTGAGAAGCACCGGGACGCCGATCAACTCCAGCGCGCGTACCGAGAAATGCGCCGTGATGTCCTGCAGCGGACCGACCAGCGCGTCGCCCCAGGGAACCGCGAACACCACCAGATAGCCGAGTGGGAACGCCAGCACCCACAAGGCGCGCCACCCCCAGCAGGCCAGCACCAGCGCCGGAAACAGCGCCACGAACGCGAAATGCTGCGCCAGATTGACGTCGAGCAGGCGGCCGGCATACCAGACGAACACCAGCGCCGCCATCGCTGCCAGACCCCAGACACTCGGCACCGGCGGGTTCGCCTGAAGCTGATGGCGCAGACCGAAGGCCGTCCACAGGCTCAACGGAAAAATCAGGAAGGCGTACTGGTAAGTGCCATCGTGTGCCCAGGCCCACGCCAGCGATTGCACGGTCCGCCAATAGCAGGCCAGCAGCACGGCGACGGCGACGGCGAATGCCGCCACAGCCGATACCCAGCCCGTAATGCGCATGGAATAGACGGGCACGGCGGCAAGCGGCCTGCTCATGAGCACGCCTCCAACCCGGCAGTGCCTACGGCATCCACGCAGGCTGCACCGCGCTGCGCATTGCACAGCACGCTTTCGTACGCATCGAGATGGCGCGCCCAGTCATGGCGCGACAACACCTCGACGCGGGCCGCCGGCACCCGCACCGCCTGCGGCGCATCCAGCCAGCGCAAGGCTTCCGTCGCCATGGCCTCGGGCGATGCATCGATGCAGCCCTGGCGACCCGCGAAATCCCTGATGCCCTCCCAGGCCTCGGGCGTTGCCAGCAACACCTTCTCCATGGCCAGTGCCTCCAGCACCTTGTTCTGGATGCCGCGCGCAATGCGCAACGGTGCCGTCACGGCATGGGCGTATGCTAGGTACGGGCGCGCATCCTCCACCCGCCCAGTCACGGTAATGCCCGCGAGCTGACCCAGCGCGCGGACCGCCGCGGTGGGCCGGCTGCCGACAATGTAAAAGCGGGCGTCCCGCTGCCGGGCGGCGATCCGCGGCCACACTTCGTGCGCGAACCAGCACACCGCATCCACGTTGGCGCGGTAATCCATGGCGCCGACAAACACCACCACCCGCTCTCCCAGCCGGTAGGGACTGGAACAGGCCCGCCGTGGATCCCAATACCCGGCATCCACCCCGTTGGGGATACCGTGCACCCGGCCAGCCGACTCCGGCACCAGCTGTCGAAAGAACGCCGCCTCGGCTTCCGAGACAAACACGCTGGCGTCGAATTGCGCGGCAATCGTGCGCTCGAACTCGGCCAGTCGCCGCGCTTCGCGCTGGTACAGCATGCGCTTCACGCCGCCACCGGCCTGCTGCGCGTACTGCTGCCATTTGTCGGAATCCACGTCCACGAAATCCATGACCCGGCGCAGCTGGGCGTGCCGCATGACCAACGGCGCCACGCCGGACGAATAGCACAGGGCCAGCTCCAGCTTGTGGTCGGCCAGCAGCCGTTCGACCCAGC encodes:
- a CDS encoding TIGR03088 family PEP-CTERM/XrtA system glycosyltransferase codes for the protein MNERPLIVHVLYRLDTGGMEHMLVTLINQTCQRYRHAVICLEGYGALRDQIESGDVVCVALGKRSGKDWRCYFRLWRALRDLGPDLVHTYNIGAVDVAPVARLAGVRRVVHAERGRDAADPRGESRKYRLLRRGLLPFIDRYLAVSRDLQDWLMEKVGIPSSRVACIPNGIDVTAFAGTAHEKSTRRLLGAFAPPGTVLIGTVGRLDAVKDHAGLIAAFRILCEAWPHQREQLRLVLLGEGPQRAALESQIERGGLSTQVRLLGNRSDVAALLAEFDVFALSSIAEGMPGVLLEAMASGLPVVATDVGGVSEVVVAGVTGTLVPAGDPHALAAALRAYVADEKLRRRHGEAGCERVAARFGLRSMVSAYVALYDELLGRPTNAVQPRMMSGLTGHKEH
- the xrtA gene encoding exosortase A, translating into MQCAARCSLRGCRRHCRVGGVLMSRPLAAVPVYSMRITGWVSAVAAFAVAVAVLLACYWRTVQSLAWAWAHDGTYQYAFLIFPLSLWTAFGLRHQLQANPPVPSVWGLAAMAALVFVWYAGRLLDVNLAQHFAFVALFPALVLACWGWRALWVLAFPLGYLVVFAVPWGDALVGPLQDITAHFSVRALELIGVPVLLNGREILTPSAVWLVAEACSGVKFFIACTALGCLYAYLMYRRWWKRAVFVVLAAVTPVVANGLRVCFTVLIGETWGLKYATGTDHMIFGWQFFGTVLLLLLLAGWFFRDPLVVPEQPPAHGGMPASARTVVWLVAFALLIAGPSLASGLAPPAPPQTMRLTAPAIAGWSGPQAAADGWRPIFRGAAGQVRVSYQSVTGGDVVELFHAVYTGKPRRGHTLITYGNDLYDSAHAQILSSASRRVELADGRSTTVGELRLAGATGSRLVWYWYCVDRRCTRSPALTKLLQAWSVLQGQVPRSSVWALSSSVAGDDADRVRTKLHAFAQVLPVPGASGVQAQQPAVLAGSQP
- a CDS encoding TIGR03087 family PEP-CTERM/XrtA system glycosyltransferase, which produces MQSVLFLCHRLPWPPSKGDKIRSYHVLRRLAERYRVYLGTFVDDPADWRYLAQVEALCAEACVRPLPPWRARWRALAALTRGDALTVGAYRDRVMRRWVERLLADHKLELALCYSSGVAPLVMRHAQLRRVMDFVDVDSDKWQQYAQQAGGGVKRMLYQREARRLAEFERTIAAQFDASVFVSEAEAAFFRQLVPESAGRVHGIPNGVDAGYWDPRRACSSPYRLGERVVVFVGAMDYRANVDAVCWFAHEVWPRIAARQRDARFYIVGSRPTAAVRALGQLAGITVTGRVEDARPYLAYAHAVTAPLRIARGIQNKVLEALAMEKVLLATPEAWEGIRDFAGRQGCIDASPEAMATEALRWLDAPQAVRVPAARVEVLSRHDWARHLDAYESVLCNAQRGAACVDAVGTAGLEACS